A DNA window from Bacteroides cellulosilyticus contains the following coding sequences:
- a CDS encoding fimbrillin family protein → MKGKMRYIYNAGLLLLLLCSSCTERTLETRPDPVPIRLYTGIRTRAAVDAFDATPVCVACGSSSGAYAQAWDGVATAGEIVLTPVRYYPEDGSPLYLRGYYPPVPLAADGTLAYTLTGSEDLLLSDEQNGSLSSPFTFGDGKMLMYNHLLIKLDFSIHLEGDVSISSLRMRSLQLKGLVSRVTLALSSGKLSYGAETVPVTIYSTPEDSEGIPFVNATLQLPGYVLVQPKSEFLLDMVLSIDDDRSHDLTYHDLVVSFEGGGSEGGIAYTVQVTLPTPILPDPVSVKVTATVVPWKTGSSGSGDIPGWDGADKTR, encoded by the coding sequence ATGAAAGGAAAGATGCGATATATATACAATGCAGGGCTACTTTTGCTTTTGTTGTGCAGTAGCTGTACGGAGCGTACGCTTGAGACGCGTCCCGATCCTGTTCCCATCCGGCTTTATACGGGCATCCGCACCCGCGCGGCTGTCGATGCCTTCGATGCTACTCCCGTGTGCGTAGCCTGCGGTTCTTCATCCGGTGCTTATGCGCAGGCATGGGATGGTGTTGCCACTGCCGGTGAAATCGTTCTCACCCCTGTGCGTTATTATCCCGAAGATGGTTCTCCACTCTATCTCCGCGGGTATTATCCTCCTGTGCCTCTGGCAGCCGATGGTACGTTGGCGTATACTTTGACGGGCAGTGAAGATCTGTTGCTCAGTGACGAACAGAACGGTTCTCTTTCATCCCCTTTCACTTTCGGAGACGGTAAAATGCTGATGTACAATCATTTGTTGATAAAACTGGATTTTTCCATTCATCTTGAAGGCGATGTCAGCATTTCTTCCCTGCGGATGCGTTCCCTGCAACTCAAGGGGCTTGTCAGCCGGGTAACATTGGCACTAAGCAGCGGCAAGTTGTCCTATGGTGCTGAAACGGTTCCCGTAACCATTTACTCCACCCCTGAAGATTCAGAAGGTATCCCGTTTGTGAATGCTACGCTTCAGCTTCCCGGCTATGTGTTGGTGCAGCCCAAATCTGAATTTCTGCTGGACATGGTGCTTTCCATCGACGATGATCGTTCTCATGATCTGACGTATCACGACCTGGTAGTCAGCTTCGAAGGTGGTGGCAGTGAAGGTGGAATAGCCTATACGGTACAGGTTACGTTGCCTACCCCCATCTTGCCGGACCCAGTTTCCGTGAAGGTCACTGCCACCGTTGTGCCCTGGAAAACGGGAAGTTCCGGCAGTGGTGACATTCCGGGATGGGATGGGGCGGATAAAACGCGATAA
- a CDS encoding fimbrillin family protein: MKTKMSVALLTLLIAAGCSENDQINLPEAPVNAVPINLGQQVKAVSRAVAADGVNVSATLLMCDGSGSEADWSKFVKVEKNAIDESNQLTSRASISAASFTVAATPANDISLNQLLYYSLSDGVKSFIAAVSPAGKVADSGASVNFNQEDGTQDVMWASTVSVGSAKDETNAGGTAKYNLAFTHKTTQLNFAVGLTRVQGGGEWQNKKVALKSIAVQKASVPQAINVANGDITWSTPVTFKVPGISEAAIAATATEVGEAFMINPYTEVILDVVITVDGAEKIFNNVRVTTDGEDAGAKIDLAREEGKSHKITLTIQEPANADTAVTIKTTATVKPWQQGASGSADL, from the coding sequence ATGAAAACAAAAATGAGCGTGGCATTACTGACCTTATTGATTGCGGCAGGATGCAGTGAGAATGACCAGATCAATCTGCCGGAGGCTCCGGTGAATGCAGTACCTATCAATCTGGGACAACAAGTGAAAGCCGTGTCGCGTGCCGTTGCAGCGGACGGAGTAAATGTAAGCGCCACTTTGCTGATGTGCGATGGCAGTGGGAGTGAAGCCGATTGGAGCAAATTTGTAAAAGTGGAGAAGAATGCAATTGATGAAAGCAACCAGTTGACGAGTCGCGCCAGCATTTCCGCCGCCTCATTTACGGTAGCCGCTACTCCCGCCAATGATATTTCATTGAATCAGTTACTTTATTATTCATTGAGCGACGGTGTTAAATCTTTCATTGCCGCCGTATCTCCGGCAGGCAAGGTGGCAGATAGCGGTGCTTCAGTCAACTTCAATCAGGAAGACGGTACGCAGGATGTGATGTGGGCGTCGACGGTATCCGTAGGTAGTGCTAAAGATGAGACGAATGCTGGCGGTACTGCCAAATACAATCTGGCGTTTACCCATAAAACTACCCAGCTGAACTTCGCCGTTGGTTTGACGCGCGTACAAGGTGGCGGTGAATGGCAGAATAAGAAAGTCGCTTTAAAGAGCATTGCTGTTCAGAAGGCTTCTGTTCCTCAGGCTATCAATGTAGCTAACGGTGATATAACCTGGAGCACCCCTGTAACCTTTAAGGTACCCGGCATTTCCGAAGCGGCTATTGCTGCTACAGCCACCGAAGTGGGTGAGGCATTCATGATTAATCCTTATACCGAGGTGATATTGGATGTTGTGATTACGGTAGACGGCGCTGAGAAGATTTTCAACAATGTACGTGTAACCACTGACGGAGAAGACGCAGGTGCAAAGATCGATCTGGCACGTGAAGAAGGTAAATCCCATAAGATAACGCTCACTATTCAGGAGCCAGCCAATGCGGACACAGCAGTCACGATAAAGACTACCGCAACCGTGAAACCTTGGCAGCAGGGTGCTTCCGGCAGTGCCGATTTATAA
- a CDS encoding fimbrillin family protein — protein sequence MKTMKNKRLIYSAFLSGILIAAIGCSENEQSVPLDENELIELQVSPKVTLTRSAINGGEQTGNGANVMQNIAVYAQSTTTNTDAKKNNYAIYTLGSGTWSNSGTDKIYLSSEDATVYAYYPAYAPGSNGEYATSTALKISGDASATSTIPLTVYEGGTGTDANYTIAPCGNADKIWNASPGSWADNTGANKKLIAAAPGEVDYMWATSSPTQVDNGRGTDPKGTSAALTMNHALALVSFRVYNDGTYHNAGALTGIKLENEGGNTVLSKSNGHTMKISDGTIANGTAQAATYTRKVTNYTLITVATVASATAVAAGSTANADAAAASKKLSMLVLPAASIDANQVKATFTIDAADYDVKLSAPASDHKKWEQGKNYIYTVKLSGQGLAINKVTVTDWTEQVVSGDLEIK from the coding sequence ATGAAAACAATGAAGAATAAGCGATTGATTTATTCCGCTTTTTTGTCCGGGATACTGATTGCAGCTATCGGATGCAGTGAGAATGAACAATCCGTCCCGTTGGACGAAAATGAACTGATAGAACTACAAGTATCACCTAAGGTGACTCTGACGCGTAGTGCGATTAATGGTGGAGAACAAACCGGAAACGGTGCTAATGTGATGCAAAACATCGCAGTGTATGCGCAGAGTACGACTACCAATACGGATGCTAAGAAGAATAACTATGCCATTTACACTCTAGGCAGCGGTACATGGAGCAACTCCGGAACTGATAAAATATATCTATCTTCCGAAGATGCCACCGTGTATGCGTATTATCCTGCTTATGCACCGGGATCGAATGGTGAATATGCCACAAGTACGGCGTTGAAAATCAGTGGTGATGCATCGGCAACTTCTACTATTCCTCTAACCGTTTATGAGGGTGGGACAGGTACTGATGCTAATTATACCATTGCCCCATGTGGCAATGCGGATAAAATTTGGAATGCCTCTCCCGGTAGTTGGGCAGACAATACTGGTGCCAATAAAAAACTCATTGCCGCCGCACCGGGCGAAGTGGACTATATGTGGGCTACTTCCAGTCCCACTCAAGTGGACAATGGCAGAGGTACCGATCCGAAAGGTACAAGCGCAGCGCTCACCATGAACCATGCTCTTGCCTTGGTAAGTTTCCGCGTATACAATGACGGCACTTATCACAATGCGGGCGCATTGACCGGCATAAAGTTGGAGAATGAAGGTGGCAATACTGTTTTAAGTAAAAGTAACGGTCATACGATGAAGATTTCCGACGGAACCATTGCGAACGGTACAGCCCAAGCCGCCACATATACCCGTAAGGTTACAAACTATACTTTGATTACGGTTGCTACTGTTGCCAGTGCTACTGCTGTTGCCGCGGGTTCTACTGCCAATGCCGATGCTGCGGCCGCTTCCAAAAAACTGAGTATGCTGGTATTGCCTGCCGCATCAATAGATGCCAATCAGGTGAAAGCTACTTTCACCATCGATGCAGCTGATTATGATGTAAAGCTCTCGGCGCCGGCTTCCGATCACAAGAAGTGGGAGCAAGGTAAGAACTACATCTATACCGTCAAACTCAGCGGACAGGGATTAGCAATCAACAAAGTTACTGTTACCGACTGGACAGAGCAAGTAGTATCCGGTGATTTGGAAATCAAATAG
- a CDS encoding fimbrillin family protein, with protein MKKPKQNILYLILAASFLLSTGCTDEPSVLPVAEGTPLTVTAEIGTTDYSSTRAVALNSYDRSDFIAGDRINVACSRNDVQLASSGYTLNTAAGAWEVTTGSSGLGFLPATTCRASFPVAYDGIRTDQSTADGSAFLRSNYLLTPEVSVSGAEVNFTGDDAFGHENVKLTLKFQGSGSVSLPAFSRIILQASGLRTGGATTVETIYPFRPDTSQHSWCAVIYPRSADTDITVTVIDEYSVTYKVVLRCGMQKSTSYTYTLKFRNDILVPVGDAEIKRWDLKVRHTGGFD; from the coding sequence ATGAAGAAACCGAAACAAAACATACTGTATTTAATTCTCGCTGCCTCTTTTCTATTGTCAACGGGTTGCACTGACGAGCCGTCCGTGCTTCCGGTTGCCGAAGGCACTCCACTTACTGTGACAGCTGAAATCGGTACGACGGATTATTCGTCTACGCGGGCGGTGGCATTGAACAGTTATGACCGTTCCGATTTTATTGCCGGCGACCGGATAAACGTAGCTTGTAGCCGCAACGATGTTCAACTGGCCTCTTCAGGATATACCTTGAATACCGCTGCCGGTGCTTGGGAAGTTACCACCGGAAGTTCGGGTTTAGGTTTCTTGCCTGCCACCACTTGCCGTGCGTCTTTTCCGGTTGCCTACGACGGTATCCGTACCGATCAGTCTACTGCGGATGGAAGTGCTTTTCTACGGAGCAACTATCTTCTTACCCCGGAAGTTTCTGTTTCGGGTGCCGAAGTGAACTTTACAGGGGACGATGCTTTCGGGCACGAGAATGTGAAGCTTACCCTCAAGTTTCAGGGTAGCGGTAGCGTCTCCCTGCCGGCTTTCAGCCGTATCATCCTGCAAGCTTCCGGGCTTCGTACAGGTGGTGCTACAACAGTAGAGACTATCTATCCTTTTCGGCCCGATACAAGTCAGCATAGCTGGTGTGCGGTTATCTACCCCCGGAGTGCGGATACGGATATAACGGTGACTGTGATTGATGAATATAGTGTGACTTATAAAGTGGTGCTTCGTTGCGGTATGCAAAAATCCACCAGTTATACATATACGTTGAAGTTTCGGAATGATATTCTTGTTCCCGTAGGAGATGCCGAGATAAAGCGGTGGGATTTGAAAGTGAGGCATACCGGAGGATTTGATTAG
- a CDS encoding fimbrillin family protein, with product MNCNLSIHIRSFLVCTLLLAGCTDKDAPGIEEVATIPLQLMVNAVSGSTDTRSVVSQTGTASGQVGEIGICLALASDGHSAYATPEASSALFTLSGSDVWTASRPVNLRSAQARLYAWYPAVESNLTIVDNGTTRTVAITLPASQTFDGANATDCSQSDYLYGSASGTVGDATPITVNRDNNNPTVYLQHALTRLIFTIEYKAGRVPDSEYDWVKSISLEGPFHAGACTLQLNDGTLFFSSSAMPVTLTFSAAQNPQLPGNIGTPARVAYGLVAPKGATMQSVTVKLVLGQKSTSTNDRTLTTTTNLFNAEWTKGNSYTYKLLLDKNDITLKSVSIKGWTDAPSGDSTEVPPVIG from the coding sequence ATGAATTGCAACTTGTCCATACATATCCGTAGTTTCCTTGTCTGCACCCTCCTTTTAGCCGGGTGTACAGACAAGGATGCTCCGGGCATTGAAGAAGTCGCCACGATTCCTTTACAGCTGATGGTAAACGCTGTTTCCGGTTCTACCGATACCCGTTCCGTTGTTAGTCAGACGGGTACGGCATCCGGTCAAGTGGGAGAAATCGGTATTTGTTTGGCTTTGGCGTCCGATGGACATAGTGCTTATGCTACCCCGGAGGCTTCTTCCGCCCTGTTCACATTAAGTGGTTCGGATGTTTGGACGGCTTCGCGTCCTGTCAATCTGCGCAGTGCGCAGGCACGGCTCTATGCGTGGTATCCTGCTGTAGAGTCGAATTTGACTATTGTGGATAATGGAACTACTCGTACTGTTGCCATCACCTTGCCAGCCTCGCAGACCTTTGATGGTGCCAATGCCACCGATTGTTCGCAGAGCGACTATCTGTACGGATCGGCAAGCGGAACTGTCGGCGATGCTACTCCGATAACCGTGAACCGTGACAATAACAATCCTACGGTTTATCTGCAACATGCCCTTACCCGGCTTATCTTCACCATCGAGTATAAGGCGGGACGTGTGCCTGATAGTGAATATGACTGGGTGAAAAGTATCAGCCTGGAAGGGCCTTTCCATGCCGGTGCCTGCACCTTGCAACTGAATGACGGCACGCTGTTTTTTTCCTCGTCCGCGATGCCCGTCACTCTTACTTTTTCAGCGGCTCAAAATCCGCAGCTACCCGGCAATATCGGTACTCCGGCAAGGGTTGCTTACGGACTGGTTGCTCCCAAGGGTGCCACCATGCAATCTGTGACAGTGAAACTGGTATTGGGGCAAAAGAGTACCTCAACGAACGACCGTACTCTGACCACCACTACCAACTTATTCAATGCCGAGTGGACAAAAGGTAATTCCTATACCTATAAACTGCTGCTCGACAAGAATGATATAACCCTAAAGAGCGTAAGTATCAAGGGATGGACGGATGCTCCTTCGGGAGACTCTACTGAAGTTCCCCCGGTTATCGGTTAA
- a CDS encoding fimbrillin family protein — protein sequence MLMKRILTFTSWGLFLLCGLLASCSQEGKFLPVDAVPLELHAAGDALPDASTRADNLPENAFDATVVLTTRQGEYSAFTGNYEGYRNVTVGTDGSVTWKLSGGDKTPEYPETGDWMYLVGVSPVAVPSGGNVSYTLTGSEDLLYAKEQCGNRWDGDRFSTNTDPMRDKPMEFNHLLARLQFKARKKEAGGQAVTVTGLKVNEAKSQVILLLATGVSSFAGTPGLSLHPGESGAGIEVPADAGTTITLGDLLIPPLASGGTYTLDVETSFGNFQNIPIVFTDDVSAGEKFQAGMSHEITLWFTDSTLGILSVTAVPWESVKVDDDQELVP from the coding sequence ATGCTGATGAAACGTATCCTGACTTTTACCTCTTGGGGCTTATTCCTCCTGTGTGGGCTTTTAGCCTCTTGTTCACAGGAGGGCAAGTTTCTTCCTGTTGATGCCGTCCCTTTGGAACTTCATGCGGCGGGCGATGCTTTGCCGGATGCTTCCACCCGTGCGGATAACCTGCCGGAGAATGCCTTCGACGCTACGGTGGTGCTAACCACCCGGCAGGGAGAATACTCCGCTTTTACAGGAAACTACGAAGGATACCGGAATGTAACGGTGGGTACGGATGGCAGTGTCACCTGGAAATTGTCGGGTGGCGACAAGACACCCGAATATCCCGAGACGGGTGATTGGATGTATCTGGTAGGCGTTTCTCCTGTGGCGGTTCCCTCCGGCGGCAATGTTTCCTATACATTGACCGGCAGTGAAGACCTGCTGTATGCGAAGGAACAATGCGGCAACCGTTGGGATGGCGACCGGTTTTCGACGAATACCGATCCCATGCGAGACAAACCTATGGAGTTCAACCACCTGCTTGCCCGACTGCAATTCAAGGCACGCAAGAAGGAAGCGGGCGGACAGGCGGTAACTGTCACCGGTTTAAAAGTGAACGAAGCAAAGTCTCAGGTCATCTTGCTGTTGGCTACGGGAGTCTCCTCTTTTGCGGGTACACCGGGATTATCCTTGCATCCCGGAGAGAGTGGTGCGGGCATAGAGGTTCCTGCTGATGCCGGCACGACGATCACTTTAGGGGATTTGTTGATACCTCCTTTGGCTTCGGGCGGAACATACACACTGGATGTGGAAACCTCATTCGGGAATTTTCAGAACATCCCGATTGTTTTTACCGATGATGTGTCTGCCGGAGAGAAGTTTCAGGCCGGGATGTCCCATGAAATCACATTGTGGTTTACGGACTCTACTTTGGGCATCCTTTCGGTGACAGCCGTTCCCTGGGAATCGGTAAAGGTGGATGACGATCAGGAATTGGTGCCTTGA
- a CDS encoding fimbrillin family protein codes for MKNINLSLMPLLAFMLSACNGETLSGPVLADNTLQVCSVELPELSGTRALGATQLNEIGVYVTNNSHTALDNAPYVYKLQSGTWSCDAPPTITVEASAPDYLYAFSPSSLAVTNVAGGNHTIPVTVVADNFTASGQTDYLYGKSDPETVHSASRAVTFTMYHALAKVSFRVLKSDNVEETVTLKKIELLSSTARLQTGTSGIMNLKDGILNGLASTNSIILNGSVVLNTTQSQPNVSALVAPMSARETRLSFRLTVEVTETDGTITKRSFETAAVNEVRWKAACHYVYAITIDKMGGNLTNVQIDAWKNDANQNTGIGI; via the coding sequence ATGAAAAATATAAATTTATCACTCATGCCACTCCTGGCTTTCATGCTATCGGCATGCAACGGGGAAACGTTGTCCGGTCCGGTATTGGCGGACAATACCTTGCAGGTATGTTCGGTAGAACTTCCCGAACTTTCGGGTACACGCGCTCTGGGAGCCACTCAACTGAATGAAATCGGTGTATATGTCACTAATAATAGCCATACGGCTCTGGATAATGCGCCGTATGTATATAAATTGCAGAGTGGCACATGGAGTTGTGATGCTCCGCCTACGATAACGGTGGAAGCGTCGGCACCTGACTACTTATATGCCTTTTCTCCTTCCAGCTTGGCGGTGACGAACGTTGCAGGGGGGAATCACACCATTCCGGTGACGGTAGTCGCGGACAATTTCACCGCATCGGGGCAGACCGATTACCTGTATGGAAAGTCTGATCCGGAGACGGTGCACTCTGCTTCCCGTGCGGTGACGTTTACCATGTACCATGCTTTGGCAAAAGTTAGCTTCCGGGTGTTGAAGTCGGACAATGTGGAAGAAACGGTTACGTTGAAAAAAATAGAGCTACTGAGCAGTACAGCCCGTTTGCAAACGGGTACCAGTGGTATCATGAATCTGAAGGACGGTATTCTGAATGGTCTGGCGTCTACCAACTCCATTATCCTGAATGGTAGCGTGGTGCTTAATACTACTCAGAGCCAGCCTAATGTGAGTGCTCTGGTAGCACCTATGAGCGCCCGTGAAACCCGTCTTTCGTTCCGTTTGACGGTGGAGGTTACGGAAACGGACGGAACCATTACCAAACGTTCATTTGAGACGGCGGCAGTGAATGAGGTTCGATGGAAAGCAGCCTGCCATTATGTGTACGCCATTACGATAGACAAAATGGGAGGCAACCTTACGAACGTACAGATTGATGCGTGGAAGAACGATGCCAATCAGAATACGGGAATAGGAATTTAG
- a CDS encoding DUF4906 domain-containing protein, translating to MIRLIYRLTVLEEINKFRMIMMRKANIGLWICLLWGISSVCFLSACVDDESVREEGGIVFRLSLPGRIDVDTRTPTLSNITIYDVWVVQYNASNENFLFAKNFSGMASAGGAIGEPENNGSIINVTTSEFSDIKSRFYIIVNAGTDFLTSFSGSETLLKQKTKDITPGVADEPTLLTTGPLEYTPAASGSDKGKVVIVAPLQRTFARVILKWGKTSDFKGTISVTGVKAYSLPTKMALYTRGGGVLSTKYPALSEVSSSTAAINIGSGELALGSSRTFYMGENLRGTGTATSFAEKNLVGKGPGDNGSLDGCTRLVLEAAYTYPGAIDSIAVEYCIYLGGNLMNDYNVQRGYEYNLNVQISGANSGDVRVTITNGNVVVFDEVDTINKNVDF from the coding sequence ATGATACGGTTGATTTATCGTCTGACGGTCTTGGAGGAGATTAATAAATTTAGAATGATTATGATGCGAAAAGCGAATATAGGGTTATGGATATGTCTTCTTTGGGGAATATCGTCCGTTTGTTTCCTGAGTGCTTGCGTAGATGATGAGTCCGTCCGGGAAGAAGGGGGAATTGTGTTCCGGCTTAGTTTGCCGGGTAGAATTGATGTAGATACACGTACTCCCACTTTGAGTAACATAACGATTTATGATGTATGGGTGGTACAATATAATGCTTCCAATGAAAATTTTTTGTTTGCGAAGAATTTCTCGGGTATGGCGAGTGCCGGTGGTGCTATTGGTGAACCGGAAAATAATGGAAGTATCATAAATGTAACCACGTCAGAATTTTCTGATATAAAGAGCCGCTTCTATATCATAGTTAATGCAGGTACGGATTTTCTCACGTCTTTTAGCGGAAGTGAGACATTGCTGAAGCAAAAAACTAAAGATATAACTCCCGGCGTTGCAGATGAGCCTACCTTATTGACCACAGGACCGTTAGAATATACTCCGGCGGCTTCGGGCAGTGACAAGGGAAAGGTTGTTATTGTTGCCCCTTTGCAGCGTACGTTTGCCCGTGTTATTTTGAAGTGGGGGAAAACATCCGATTTTAAGGGTACAATATCGGTCACAGGCGTGAAGGCCTACTCTCTTCCCACGAAGATGGCTTTGTATACTCGTGGTGGCGGGGTTTTGTCTACCAAGTATCCTGCCTTGTCTGAAGTTTCCTCATCTACTGCTGCTATCAATATCGGTAGTGGTGAGTTGGCATTGGGAAGTTCCCGTACATTTTATATGGGTGAAAATCTCAGGGGTACGGGTACGGCTACCTCTTTTGCCGAAAAGAATTTAGTAGGAAAGGGACCCGGAGATAATGGCAGTTTGGACGGATGTACTCGTTTGGTTCTGGAAGCGGCATATACGTATCCCGGTGCTATAGATTCTATCGCTGTGGAATATTGCATTTATCTGGGCGGAAATTTGATGAATGACTATAATGTTCAGCGCGGATACGAGTACAATCTGAATGTCCAGATCAGCGGTGCTAACAGCGGCGATGTTCGTGTCACCATCACTAACGGCAACGTGGTGGTATTCGATGAGGTGGACACAATTAACAAAAATGTGGATTTTTAG